Proteins found in one Brevibacillus brevis genomic segment:
- a CDS encoding 4'-phosphopantetheinyl transferase family protein: MTGEDSLDRICIEQGIFHHPVASLPNTTNVQVSITHCDDFAAAIAFSEELPMGIDMERISVDRNKVLETQMTVKESSLLSSLPYSYETTLTLFWTVKEALSKVLKTGLTTSFHIYEISQVEVRDEVVFSLFDNFPQYRTASYILGDYVCSITYPKKTEWSVAVVKDLLQEIEQSMTNRL, encoded by the coding sequence TTGACTGGAGAAGACAGCTTAGATCGCATATGTATTGAACAGGGCATTTTTCATCACCCTGTTGCAAGCCTGCCGAATACAACCAATGTCCAAGTGAGTATCACCCACTGTGATGATTTTGCCGCTGCCATTGCTTTTTCGGAGGAACTACCGATGGGGATTGATATGGAGAGAATTAGCGTTGATAGAAATAAAGTTCTGGAGACGCAAATGACTGTGAAAGAGAGCAGCTTGTTGTCATCCTTGCCTTATTCCTATGAAACGACCCTCACTCTTTTTTGGACGGTCAAGGAAGCGTTATCCAAAGTTTTGAAGACTGGCTTAACAACTTCTTTTCATATCTATGAAATAAGCCAAGTAGAGGTAAGGGATGAGGTTGTGTTTAGTCTTTTTGACAACTTTCCACAATACCGTACTGCCTCCTATATTCTTGGTGACTATGTATGTTCGATCACTTATCCGAAAAAAACGGAGTGGAGTGTTGCTGTAGTAAAGGATCTACTTCAGGAGATAGAACAATCCATGACAAATCGCTTATGA
- the loaP gene encoding antiterminator LoaP — MKWYAIFVESGKEEVVQKYLKLYFNEQSLKSVVPKRLVPEKKSGIVYNVLKNIFPGYVLIKTEMTNEMFHKIKKIPRSLRLVNNGSYYSQDQGAYYSSIDEKEITPILQLMGNGEVVDYSKVYVENSKVIVESGPLKGLEGIIKKVDKHKNRAKIFLSFMGVEKTIDVGIEILSKPL, encoded by the coding sequence TTGAAATGGTATGCCATCTTTGTAGAATCCGGTAAAGAAGAAGTCGTTCAAAAGTACCTCAAACTCTATTTTAATGAGCAGTCTTTAAAGTCCGTTGTGCCGAAGAGATTGGTTCCTGAGAAAAAGTCAGGCATTGTGTATAATGTCCTAAAGAATATTTTTCCTGGATATGTACTTATTAAGACTGAAATGACTAACGAAATGTTCCACAAAATCAAAAAAATTCCTAGAAGCTTGCGTTTGGTCAATAACGGTAGTTACTATTCGCAAGATCAGGGCGCTTATTATTCGAGCATTGACGAAAAAGAAATCACCCCGATACTCCAACTCATGGGGAACGGTGAGGTTGTCGATTATTCAAAAGTTTATGTAGAAAATTCAAAAGTGATCGTAGAGTCTGGCCCCCTCAAAGGACTGGAAGGCATTATCAAAAAAGTGGACAAGCACAAAAACAGGGCTAAAATATTTTTATCCTTCATGGGAGTAGAGAAAACAATTGATGTGGGAATTGAAATTCTTTCAAAACCTTTGTAA
- a CDS encoding lipase family protein — translation MVFSDEDNMFTSQAAIFLAAICYQTYLLYFEGELILPKGFQLRYTIRASADVENPTEHMYGFVAESKDEIIIAFRGYAAYPADLLAAYDILQIPYPFVTEAGKTSRGFTCLYQSTRDRLLRKINQFSASKKLFITGHNYGGALAVLAALDIAVNTQFRHPIVYTYGSPRIGDPHFASRFNKVVPNSLRIVNIHDSFPTFPDQKYPPPFTQEGIYYQHVKNKFPISFQLNNTPRNDSIACYFQSLTQFDPDYAQTLCVENPGFCPDTDTCIPFQGKC, via the coding sequence ATGGTTTTCTCGGACGAAGACAACATGTTTACTAGTCAGGCTGCCATTTTCCTTGCAGCCATCTGCTATCAGACTTATCTACTATATTTTGAAGGGGAGCTTATCTTACCCAAAGGTTTTCAACTCCGTTACACCATTCGAGCTTCGGCTGACGTAGAGAATCCAACTGAACATATGTATGGTTTTGTGGCCGAATCAAAAGATGAAATCATCATTGCCTTCAGAGGGTACGCAGCATATCCGGCAGACCTTTTGGCAGCCTATGACATCCTACAAATTCCCTATCCTTTTGTTACAGAGGCAGGGAAAACCTCACGTGGATTTACATGCCTGTATCAGTCAACACGAGATCGGTTACTCAGAAAAATAAATCAGTTTTCTGCATCAAAAAAGCTGTTTATTACTGGCCACAACTACGGTGGCGCACTGGCTGTACTGGCAGCTTTAGATATTGCGGTAAACACGCAGTTTAGACACCCAATCGTTTATACCTATGGCAGTCCGCGTATTGGTGACCCCCACTTCGCTTCTCGCTTCAATAAAGTCGTTCCAAATAGTCTGCGGATTGTCAATATTCACGACTCTTTCCCTACCTTCCCCGATCAAAAGTATCCGCCTCCTTTTACCCAGGAAGGCATCTACTATCAACATGTAAAAAACAAGTTTCCGATCTCGTTTCAACTGAATAATACACCTCGCAACGATAGTATCGCCTGCTATTTCCAAAGCCTCACTCAGTTTGACCCTGATTACGCCCAAACGCTCTGTGTGGAAAATCCGGGGTTTTGTCCCGATACCGATACGTGTATTCCGTTTCAAGGGAAATGCTAG